The Mixophyes fleayi isolate aMixFle1 chromosome 1, aMixFle1.hap1, whole genome shotgun sequence genome includes a region encoding these proteins:
- the PAIP2B gene encoding polyadenylate-binding protein-interacting protein 2B: MMNGSNIGNSTSNNKSKDDQVVNGHDENENNPFAEYMWMENEEDFNRQVEEELQEQDFLDRCFQEMMEEEDKDWFIPSRDLPQGVGQLQQQLNGLSVTECHSTEDILSKSNLNPDAKEFVPGVKY, translated from the exons ATGATGAACGGCTCGAACATCGGAAATTCCACGTCCAACAACAAAAGCAAGGACGACCAGGTGGTAAACGGCCACGATGAGAATGAAAACAATCCTTTCGCGGAGTATATGTGGATGGAGAACGAAGAGGATTTCAACAGACAG GTGGAGGAGGAGTTACAAGAACAAGATTTCCTCGACCGCTGTTTCCAGGAGATGATGGAAGAGGAAGATAAGGATTGGTTCATCCCTTCCCGCGACTTGCCACAGGGGGTGGGACAGTTGCAGCAGCAGTTAAATGGTCTCTCGGTCACTGAATGTCACAGTACAGAGGACATCTTG AGCAAAAGTAACCTGAATCCCGACGCGAAGGAGTTTGTTCCAGGCGTGAAGTATTGA